In Deltaproteobacteria bacterium, the genomic stretch GGAATCCCGAGGCCCACCGCGTCCCAGACCTGCAGCTGCGGCAACACGGTCGCGCGCGCCAGGAACACCACGCCGATGGTGAAAACCATCCCGCCGAAGAAACCTTCCCAGGTCTTGTTGGGCGACACGGCCACGTAGAGCTTGTGCTTGCCCAGGAAGCGGCCGGCGAAGTACCCGCCCGTGTCGTTGCCGAAGGTGAGGGCGATGGCGAAGAGCACCCACTCGAAGCCCTGGGGCAGCCCGCGCAACGCGCCCAGCGCGCCGATGCCCAGGCCCGCGTACACGATGCCGAAGAAGGTGAGCGCCGCCTTGGTCGTGGCCTGCTCGAGCGGCCCGGCGACCAGGTAGTAGCCAAAGCAGACGATGAGCAGCGCCATCACGCCCAGGAGCACGAGCGAGAAGGGCACCATCTTGGGCAGGTTCAGCATCGCCACCGGGAGCGCGGCGGCGGCCACCACGCCCAGCCAGCGGATGTGGTCGGCGCCCTTGGTGAGACAGATTCCGTAGAACTCGCTGGCCACCGCGCCGGCCACGAAGGCCATCAGCCCCGCGGTCCAGTTCCCGCCCTTGAAGAGCAGGATCACCACGATCGGCAAGAAGACGATCGCGCTGCCGATGCGCAGGAGCAGGTTTCGGTTCTTCTCGGTCATCAGGACGGCGACGCGAGCTGCTGCGAGGTCTTGCCGAAGCGACGCTCGCGGTTCTGGAACGCGAGCACCGCCTCGAGGAACGCCTTGTCCCGGAAGTCGGGCCAGAGCAGGTCGGTGAAGAACAGCTCCGCGTACGCGAGCTGGAAGAGCAGGAAGTTGGAGATGCGCTGCTCGCCGGACGTGCGCACCACGAGGTCCAGCTCGGGCAGGCCGGCGGTCCAGAGCTCCTTCTCGAGCGCCGCGGCGTCGAGCTGCTTCGGATCCAGCTTGCCCGCGGCGACCTGGGTGGCGAGGTTGCGCGCGGCGCGGGCCAGCTCCTCGCGGCCGCCGTAGCTGAGCGCGAGCGTGAGGGTCATGTGCGGGTTGTTGGCGGTCTCTTTGCGCAGGTTCTCGAGCGGCTCGCGGACGAACTTGGGCAGCTTGTCCAGCTCGCCGATGGCGTTGAGCCGGATGCCGTTGTCCATCAGCTCGTCGCGCTCCTTGAGGAGGTACTCGCGGAGCAGGTCCATCAAGCCGGCGACTTCATCCGCCGGGCGGGCCCAGTTCTGGCTGGAGAAGGCGTAGAGGGTGAGGGCCTTCACGCCGATGCGGCGGGCGGTGCGGGTGACCGCGCGGACGCTCTCGCTGCCCTCTTTGTGTCCGAAGAGCCGCTCGTGGTTGCGCTGCTCGGCCCAGCGGCCGTTGCCGTCCATGATGATGCCCACGTGCCGGGGCAGCGGGGCCTGCGCCACGCGCTGCTGCAGTTCCACGACGTCCGCAGGGAGGCTTTGCTGGACCATGCCCGGCGACCCATAGCACGGAAGGCAACGCTCGGGGGTGCCTCGCGCGGGGCGCGGCTGATCCGCCGTGATCTGGCGAGGCCGGGGCGGGCTCTGTTACTTTGAGGGCGATGGTCGCGCCCAAGAACGCCGGCAAGGACAAGGCTGCCGCCGTGGCGGCCGAC encodes the following:
- a CDS encoding phosphatidate cytidylyltransferase, which gives rise to MTEKNRNLLLRIGSAIVFLPIVVILLFKGGNWTAGLMAFVAGAVASEFYGICLTKGADHIRWLGVVAAAALPVAMLNLPKMVPFSLVLLGVMALLIVCFGYYLVAGPLEQATTKAALTFFGIVYAGLGIGALGALRGLPQGFEWVLFAIALTFGNDTGGYFAGRFLGKHKLYVAVSPNKTWEGFFGGMVFTIGVVFLARATVLPQLQVWDAVGLGIPCSILGPTGDLCESMLKRAYGVKDSGKIIPGHGGLLDRVDALLFNGPYVLFYALTRFG
- a CDS encoding isoprenyl transferase, with product MVQQSLPADVVELQQRVAQAPLPRHVGIIMDGNGRWAEQRNHERLFGHKEGSESVRAVTRTARRIGVKALTLYAFSSQNWARPADEVAGLMDLLREYLLKERDELMDNGIRLNAIGELDKLPKFVREPLENLRKETANNPHMTLTLALSYGGREELARAARNLATQVAAGKLDPKQLDAAALEKELWTAGLPELDLVVRTSGEQRISNFLLFQLAYAELFFTDLLWPDFRDKAFLEAVLAFQNRERRFGKTSQQLASPS